A DNA window from Labrus mixtus chromosome 4, fLabMix1.1, whole genome shotgun sequence contains the following coding sequences:
- the si:dkey-12e7.4 gene encoding C-signal, whose product MSGVMNFKNCGSVLITGASRGLGLQIVDSLANGGFSPGKIIATTRHPASAQKLHELAANHPNIHIIPMDVLNQESIEKSVEEVGQLVQEEGLNCLINNAGINLVADFHTVTAEQMIENFHTNAVAPLMITKAFLPLLKRAASRGGAGSEASMGIQRAAVINVTSLLGSVELNWGERAKNFKWYPYRTSKSALNMVSRCMAVDLEPDGILCMAIHPGWVRTDMGGSEAPLSPEESISSILSVIGGLTEKDHGSFLNFTGEVLPW is encoded by the exons ATGAGTGGTGTCATGAATTTCAAAAACTGCGGCTCTGTGCTGATAACGGGAGCCAGCCGTGGGCTCGGGCTGCAGATAGTCGACAGCCTGGCCAATGGAGGTTTTTCACCCGGCAAGATTATAGCCACGACCAGACACCCAGCGAGCGCACAG AAACTTCACGAACTGGCAGCGAATCATCCCAACATCCACATTATCCCTATGG ATGTATTGAACCAGGAGAGTATAGAGAAGTCTGTGGAAGAGGTTGGCCAACTCGTACAAGAAGAGGGTCTGAACTGCCTGATCAACAATGCTGGGATCAACCTGGTGGCCGACTTTCATACCGTCACTGCAGAGCAGATGATAGAAAACTTTCACACCAATGCTGTGGCTCCTCTAATGATCACCAAG GCCTTCCTGCCTCTATTGAAGAGAGCTGCatcaagaggaggagcaggcagTGAAGCGAGCATGGGCATCCAGAGGGCAGCAGTCATTAACGTGACCTCTCTGCTTGGCTCTGTGGAGCTTAACTGGGGAGAACGGGCCAAAAACTTCAAATGGTACCCTTACAGGACGTCCAAG AGTGCCCTAAACATGGTGAGTCGCTGCATGGCAGTGGACCTGGAGCCTGATGGGATCCTCTGTATGGCCATACATCCTGGCTGGGTCCGCACTGATATGGGGGGGTCTGAG GCTCCACTGAGTCCAGAGGAGAGCATCTCATCTATCCTGTCTGTGATTGGTGGACTGACTGAAAAAGACCATGGGTCATTTCTGAACTTTACAGGAGAggtgttgccgtggtaa